A stretch of Microcystis aeruginosa FD4 DNA encodes these proteins:
- a CDS encoding IS5-like element ISMae4 family transposase has protein sequence MFISKIMDYQNLSDEQFKRRFGVYKQTYRKMVESVKSVEADSNSPSKRGPKPKLSIEEQVLVTLEYWREYRTYFHIGTSWELSESTICRIVNKTEKMLLQSGNFRLKGKKALLNQAEIPVITVMDVTETPIERPQKKQKDFFSGKRGYHTLKSQLVADQNTEEIICVFCGKGRGHDFSLFKKSRVRFHPLTTSIEDSGYQGIAAYHSNSYTPKKKSKNRKLTELEKEYNKALAKERIIIEHINRKLKIFKILSCKYRNRRRRYSLRVNLLAAIYNCELGIGIAAS, from the coding sequence ATGTTTATTAGCAAAATTATGGATTATCAAAACTTATCAGATGAACAATTCAAACGCCGTTTCGGTGTGTATAAACAAACATATAGAAAGATGGTAGAATCAGTAAAAAGTGTTGAAGCCGACTCTAATTCACCATCTAAAAGGGGACCGAAACCTAAACTATCTATAGAAGAACAAGTTTTAGTAACGTTAGAATATTGGCGAGAATATAGAACATATTTTCACATTGGTACAAGCTGGGAACTATCAGAATCAACTATATGTCGGATTGTAAATAAGACGGAAAAAATGCTTTTACAATCGGGAAACTTCCGTTTAAAAGGAAAAAAAGCTTTACTCAATCAAGCAGAGATACCGGTCATAACGGTAATGGATGTAACGGAAACTCCCATTGAACGCCCCCAAAAGAAACAGAAAGATTTTTTTTCGGGTAAAAGAGGTTATCATACTTTAAAATCCCAATTAGTAGCTGATCAAAATACCGAGGAAATTATCTGTGTCTTTTGTGGGAAAGGTAGAGGTCATGATTTTAGTTTATTTAAAAAAAGTCGAGTTCGTTTTCATCCTTTAACTACCAGCATAGAAGACAGTGGTTATCAGGGAATAGCTGCATACCATAGTAATAGTTATACACCGAAAAAGAAATCGAAAAATAGAAAATTAACAGAGTTAGAAAAAGAGTATAACAAGGCTTTAGCCAAAGAAAGGATTATCATTGAACATATAAATAGGAAACTCAAAATCTTTAAAATCTTATCCTGTAAATATCGGAATCGTCGTCGAAGATATAGTTTAAGAGTTAACTTGTTGGCGGCTATTTATAACTGTGAGTTAGGGATAGGTATAGCAGCTTCTTAA
- a CDS encoding AAA family ATPase translates to MSDWQIFKGTKESHSIEKWPEPPPWRNFNQQEPQKPAKETFQANEKVINAVNMAIYLRRPLLVTGKPGTGKSSLAKAIASELELGEVLHWPINTRSTLQEGLYYYDAIARLQDAQINQGEGVKDAQLNQDKPNKFDIGDYIRLGPLGTAMCSKQYPRVLLIDEIDKSDIDLPNDLLNIFEEGYFVIEELQRLKKHQEYHKVTVQTSDGQTHEVVDGRIPCEQFPIIIMTSNGEREFPLPFKRRCIQLEIKEPNKEELTKIVKAHLELGDDLTQEIETQIQKFYEKREKGPLATDQLLNVVFMLMNKPLPNAKEKEAIIERLMAYLNTTGEK, encoded by the coding sequence ATGAGTGATTGGCAAATTTTTAAAGGAACTAAAGAATCTCATTCTATTGAAAAATGGCCAGAACCACCCCCTTGGCGAAACTTTAACCAACAAGAACCCCAAAAACCAGCAAAGGAAACTTTTCAAGCCAACGAGAAAGTCATTAACGCTGTTAATATGGCCATTTATTTGCGTCGTCCCCTACTGGTAACAGGAAAACCCGGAACGGGGAAATCTAGTTTAGCCAAGGCCATCGCCTCGGAATTAGAATTAGGAGAGGTGTTACATTGGCCGATTAATACCCGTAGTACACTGCAAGAGGGATTATACTATTATGACGCGATCGCTCGTTTACAGGATGCTCAAATTAATCAAGGAGAAGGAGTTAAAGATGCTCAACTGAATCAAGACAAGCCAAATAAATTTGATATCGGTGACTATATTCGTCTTGGTCCATTGGGAACAGCTATGTGTTCAAAGCAATACCCCAGAGTCTTACTGATTGATGAAATTGATAAAAGTGATATTGACTTACCTAATGATCTCTTAAATATTTTTGAAGAAGGCTATTTTGTCATAGAAGAACTTCAAAGACTGAAAAAGCATCAAGAGTATCATAAAGTAACCGTTCAAACCTCTGATGGTCAGACCCATGAAGTAGTCGATGGACGTATTCCCTGTGAACAATTTCCCATTATTATTATGACCAGTAATGGAGAAAGGGAGTTTCCCTTACCATTTAAACGTCGTTGTATTCAATTGGAGATAAAAGAACCTAATAAGGAAGAATTGACCAAGATTGTCAAAGCTCACTTAGAATTAGGAGATGATTTAACCCAAGAAATTGAAACCCAAATTCAGAAATTTTATGAAAAACGAGAGAAGGGACCTCTAGCAACAGACCAATTACTTAATGTTGTCTTTATGTTAATGAATAAACCCTTACCTAATGCCAAAGAAAAGGAAGCAATTATCGAGCGTTTAATGGCTTATCTGAACACTACTGGAGAGAAATAA
- the avd gene encoding diversity-generating retroelement protein Avd: MKELSIIQKTYDLIKYYVPIIERFPKVYKFTAGDRIVNQLYDLLEGLIKAKYEKNKLNALINLNVQLDILRHQTRLILDFQLIDLKRYQYVSQKIDEIGIELGGWIKTQRQRE, encoded by the coding sequence ATGAAGGAATTATCAATTATTCAAAAAACCTATGATCTAATCAAGTATTATGTGCCTATAATCGAGAGATTCCCCAAAGTTTATAAATTTACGGCAGGGGATAGAATCGTCAATCAATTGTATGATTTATTAGAGGGGTTAATTAAGGCTAAATATGAGAAAAATAAATTAAACGCCCTAATTAACTTAAATGTTCAATTAGACATTTTACGGCATCAAACGAGACTAATATTAGATTTTCAATTAATTGATCTAAAACGTTATCAGTATGTTAGTCAAAAAATTGATGAAATTGGTATAGAATTGGGAGGCTGGATTAAAACCCAACGTCAACGAGAATAA
- a CDS encoding RNA-directed DNA polymerase, with amino-acid sequence MKRYGNLYPQIIDFDNLYLSARKAQKGKRFRENVLQFNYNLGTELLKIQQELKDKTYQPGSYRTFHLRDIKSRLISAAPYRDRVVHHALCNIIIPIFERTFISDTYANREGYGTHKALMRFTDFARSSRYVLQCDIRKYFPSIDHEILKQLIRRKIKCPDTLWLIDAIIDNSNEQEEVNHYFPGDDLLTPIQRRHGLPIGNLTSQWMANIYLSGFDHFVKEQLKVAKYVRYVDDFSLFSDDHQFLKDARILIEDYLVQLRLKIHPIKSQLFETKHGSSFLGFRIFPETIRVRNSNLHRGRKRLRKLQKDYAEGKINVEDIKRSLNSWESHLKHGDTWRLRKQIFSSLVFTRS; translated from the coding sequence ATGAAACGTTACGGTAACTTATATCCTCAAATTATTGACTTTGATAATCTTTATCTATCAGCTAGAAAAGCTCAAAAAGGAAAGCGGTTTAGAGAGAATGTTTTACAATTTAATTATAACTTAGGAACGGAATTATTAAAAATTCAGCAAGAACTAAAAGATAAAACCTATCAACCAGGAAGCTATCGAACTTTTCATCTAAGAGATATAAAAAGTCGTTTGATTTCGGCAGCCCCCTATCGAGATCGAGTTGTTCACCATGCTTTATGCAATATCATTATTCCCATTTTTGAGAGAACTTTTATTAGTGATACTTATGCCAATAGAGAAGGTTATGGAACTCATAAAGCCTTGATGCGCTTTACCGATTTTGCTCGTTCTAGTCGTTATGTTTTACAATGTGATATTAGAAAATATTTCCCTAGTATCGATCATGAAATCCTTAAACAACTCATCAGACGAAAAATCAAATGCCCAGATACCCTCTGGCTAATTGATGCCATTATTGATAACAGCAACGAACAAGAAGAAGTTAACCATTATTTCCCAGGAGATGATTTACTCACGCCCATACAACGTAGACATGGTTTACCAATAGGAAATCTAACCAGTCAATGGATGGCAAATATTTACTTATCAGGCTTTGATCATTTTGTTAAAGAACAACTCAAAGTCGCTAAATATGTGCGGTATGTGGACGATTTTTCTTTGTTTTCTGATGACCATCAATTTCTCAAAGATGCTCGAATATTGATTGAAGACTATTTAGTCCAACTCAGGTTAAAAATTCACCCCATTAAGAGTCAGTTATTTGAAACAAAACATGGTTCCAGCTTTCTAGGGTTTCGGATTTTCCCCGAAACAATTCGGGTGAGAAATAGCAACTTACATCGTGGCAGAAAAAGACTGAGAAAATTGCAAAAAGATTATGCCGAAGGTAAAATCAATGTAGAAGATATTAAGCGATCGCTTAACAGTTGGGAATCTCACTTGAAACATGGTGACACCTGGCGACTGAGGAAACAGATATTCAGTTCCCTTGTTTTTACGAGGAGTTGA